From Flavobacterium lipolyticum, one genomic window encodes:
- a CDS encoding DUF6443 domain-containing protein has protein sequence MMKYLNNIQIRMKEYILLIILLFTGWGIKAQTFSDDNFIYALTPKKPVRAANLNSLTKDEMSQNVTYFDGLGRPIQTIAIGQGAAGQDIITPMEYDGFGRQAIEYLPYPAANGSSSYPRIDSNTAIAAAKGIYSAAKYDNTANPFSQKAFEPSPLNRVVKQAAPGASWEMGKGHEIKIDYQANTAADTVKLYKANTTWDADLGLYDISFSDAGIYAEGRLYKTITYDENTTANPSESSGSTVEFKNTEGQVILKRTYNSGNRHDTYYVYDIYGNLTYVLPPKVLGTVSDEILNGLCYQYKYDYRNRLVVKKLPGKQWEFIVYDKLDRPVATGPAFSPFKDETAEGWLITKYDAFGRPVYTGWSSQPSNAVTRKAMQDTQNTTNVIFETKKTSGTIDAISVYYSNDIAPTNFKLLTVTYYDNYAFPNAESRPTTIEGQTVLDNSKGLVTGSWVRALTTASAALGETTTTFYDTRSRAVRTRTQNHLGGYTNTNSSLDFTGKSLYTITKHKRTSGDTELTIREEFNYSPQDRLLTHTHQINGGTVEVLANNTYDDLGQLSVKNVGNSAGTPLQKVHYSYNIRGWLTGINNVEELQQDTDPKDLFAFKINYDKQPGNTQVQALYNGNISETTWTTDTDLSKRSYGYQYDKLNRLTSAIYSKPNEAIPVSGAYNESLSYDKNGNIKSLQRYGDSDAPSIVFQTDDLTYGYLDQNSNQLTKVTDGPAGNDNKGFKDGNKTGDDFTYDVNGNMIADKNKNITEIQYNHLNLPKKITFGTNGTIEYIYNAAGQKLKKIVKEASGTTHTDYLGGFQYRYSEDQSIPVDPGGGDPEPPAPDDPGNPKDPIDGFDPVPKDPPAEANRFSAFAAQSASQAAPSRPTLEFFPTAEGYYDYIGKKYVYQYKDHLGNIRLSYAKNPATQVLTIIDENNYYPFGLKHKGYNDYVPTSHKFKYNSKEFQDELGLEVYDMEARNYMPDIGRWGNIDALAESFFEFSPYSFSNNNPIYFSDPTGLSPEASTFLSATFINGAGKVVEHRNDGDDNVYLVDDDWEKGGSKKGLPVVGKEKPGMVYTPGLTYQFDENLELTTPDFGSFRKANGSATPVGGAFDIFGFWDAFYTELFSEIGGDSPTTALAFAVVTKGKAKPSTSIRALTGLLKAGKLHKHHVLSQQFRKWFASRGIKNIDDYTIQISAKNHLKSLHGQGKWNQQWADFIKANPSASPSQIFYQAESMLAKHGLEHSRYVPYK, from the coding sequence ATGATGAAATATTTAAATAACATTCAAATTAGGATGAAAGAATATATTCTTTTAATAATATTGCTATTTACAGGTTGGGGCATAAAAGCCCAGACCTTCAGCGATGACAACTTCATATACGCACTTACCCCTAAGAAACCGGTGCGGGCAGCAAACTTAAATTCGCTCACCAAAGACGAGATGAGTCAAAATGTGACCTATTTTGATGGACTGGGGCGTCCGATACAAACCATTGCCATTGGTCAGGGAGCAGCAGGACAAGATATTATAACCCCTATGGAATATGACGGCTTTGGCCGACAAGCCATAGAATACCTGCCCTATCCGGCTGCCAATGGAAGCAGCAGTTATCCCAGAATTGACTCCAATACAGCCATAGCTGCCGCAAAAGGCATTTATAGCGCTGCAAAATACGACAATACTGCGAACCCTTTCTCTCAGAAGGCATTTGAACCATCACCGTTGAATCGCGTTGTTAAACAAGCTGCTCCGGGAGCTTCGTGGGAAATGGGCAAAGGCCATGAAATTAAAATCGATTATCAGGCTAATACCGCTGCTGATACCGTAAAACTGTATAAAGCCAATACCACTTGGGACGCAGATTTAGGGTTGTACGACATTAGTTTTTCAGATGCAGGAATTTATGCCGAAGGGAGGCTTTACAAAACGATTACGTACGACGAGAATACAACTGCAAACCCAAGCGAGTCATCAGGCTCCACAGTAGAATTTAAAAATACCGAAGGGCAAGTTATTCTCAAAAGAACCTACAATTCAGGCAACCGACACGATACCTACTACGTTTACGATATTTATGGGAACCTGACTTATGTATTGCCGCCAAAAGTATTGGGGACAGTCAGTGACGAGATTTTAAACGGTTTGTGTTACCAATACAAATACGACTACCGCAATCGTCTGGTCGTGAAAAAACTGCCCGGAAAACAATGGGAGTTTATCGTGTACGACAAACTTGATCGTCCCGTAGCCACAGGGCCCGCTTTTTCGCCTTTTAAAGACGAAACTGCCGAAGGCTGGCTCATTACCAAATACGATGCTTTTGGCAGACCTGTTTATACGGGTTGGAGCAGTCAGCCTTCCAATGCGGTGACCAGAAAAGCAATGCAGGACACCCAAAATACAACCAATGTTATATTTGAAACGAAAAAGACCTCAGGAACCATAGATGCTATTTCGGTATATTACAGTAATGACATTGCTCCGACCAATTTTAAGCTTTTAACGGTTACTTATTACGATAATTATGCTTTTCCCAACGCAGAAAGCCGGCCTACTACAATTGAAGGACAGACTGTTTTGGACAATTCCAAAGGTTTGGTAACCGGAAGCTGGGTAAGAGCTCTGACTACTGCCTCAGCGGCATTGGGAGAAACCACTACGACTTTTTACGATACCAGATCCCGTGCGGTAAGAACCCGGACTCAAAATCACTTGGGAGGTTATACCAATACCAACAGCAGTTTAGATTTTACCGGAAAGTCGCTCTATACCATTACCAAACACAAACGTACTTCCGGAGACACAGAACTCACCATAAGAGAAGAATTCAACTATTCGCCACAAGATCGTTTATTAACCCATACCCATCAAATCAACGGAGGAACTGTTGAAGTTTTGGCAAACAATACTTATGATGACCTGGGACAATTGAGCGTTAAAAATGTGGGGAACAGCGCAGGAACTCCGTTACAGAAAGTACACTACAGTTACAACATCAGAGGCTGGCTTACCGGAATCAACAATGTCGAAGAACTACAGCAGGACACTGATCCGAAAGATCTGTTTGCTTTTAAAATTAATTATGACAAACAGCCGGGCAACACACAGGTTCAGGCCTTGTACAATGGAAATATCTCAGAGACCACCTGGACAACAGATACGGATCTTAGCAAGCGTTCTTATGGGTATCAGTACGACAAGCTGAACCGTCTGACCAGTGCCATTTACAGTAAACCCAATGAAGCTATACCGGTTTCAGGAGCGTATAACGAAAGTTTGAGTTACGACAAAAACGGAAATATCAAATCTTTGCAGCGTTATGGAGACAGTGATGCACCTTCTATAGTTTTTCAAACCGATGATTTAACTTACGGTTATTTAGATCAAAACTCGAACCAGCTCACTAAAGTAACCGACGGCCCCGCCGGAAATGACAACAAAGGTTTTAAAGACGGCAATAAAACGGGGGATGATTTCACGTATGATGTCAATGGGAATATGATTGCAGACAAAAACAAAAACATCACCGAAATACAATACAATCATCTGAATTTACCTAAGAAAATTACATTTGGAACAAATGGCACGATTGAGTATATTTACAACGCAGCGGGGCAAAAACTGAAGAAAATTGTAAAAGAGGCCAGCGGTACAACTCATACTGATTATCTGGGAGGATTTCAGTACAGGTATAGCGAAGATCAAAGTATTCCGGTTGATCCGGGCGGTGGAGATCCAGAACCTCCTGCACCGGATGATCCGGGAAATCCGAAAGACCCAATCGATGGGTTCGACCCGGTTCCTAAAGATCCACCGGCAGAAGCGAATCGTTTTAGTGCCTTTGCAGCGCAGTCGGCAAGTCAGGCTGCTCCGTCGCGACCAACGTTGGAGTTTTTCCCTACGGCAGAGGGGTATTATGATTACATAGGTAAAAAATATGTGTACCAATACAAAGATCATTTGGGTAACATACGATTGAGTTATGCTAAAAATCCCGCAACCCAAGTTCTTACCATTATTGATGAGAATAATTATTATCCTTTTGGATTGAAACACAAGGGGTATAATGATTATGTACCTACAAGTCATAAGTTCAAGTATAATTCGAAAGAATTCCAAGACGAGCTGGGGCTTGAGGTTTACGACATGGAGGCTAGAAATTACATGCCTGATATTGGGCGCTGGGGTAATATTGATGCACTAGCGGAAAGTTTTTTTGAATTTTCACCATATAGTTTTTCAAATAATAATCCGATATATTTTTCTGACCCAACTGGACTCTCACCTGAAGCATCAACTTTTCTATCTGCAACATTCATCAATGGAGCTGGAAAAGTGGTTGAGCATAGAAATGACGGCGATGATAATGTTTATTTAGTTGATGACGATTGGGAAAAAGGAGGCTCGAAAAAGGGATTACCAGTAGTAGGAAAAGAAAAGCCAGGGATGGTTTATACTCCTGGACTGACTTATCAATTTGATGAAAATCTAGAATTAACAACTCCAGATTTTGGTAGCTTCCGTAAAGCAAATGGTTCTGCGACGCCTGTAGGTGGTGCGTTCGACATTTTTGGATTTTGGGATGCATTCTATACAGAGTTATTCTCAGAAATAGGTGGTGATTCGCCAACAACTGCTTTAGCTTTTGCTGTGGTTACAAAGGGAAAAGCAAAACCGTCTACCTCTATAAGAGCATTAACTGGTTTGCTAAAAGCTGGAAAGTTGCATAAACATCATGTGCTTTCTCAACAGTTTAGAAAATGGTTTGCTAGTAGAGGAATTAAAAATATTGATGATTACACTATTCAAATCAGTGCAAAAAATCATCTAAAATCTTTGCATGGACAGGGAAAATGGAATCAGCAGTGGGCTGATTTTATCAAAGCGAATCCAAGTGCTTCACCTTCTCAAATATTTTATCAGGCTGAATCAATGCTCGCAAAACATGGATTAGAACATTCTCGTTATGTTCCTTATAAATAA
- a CDS encoding RHS repeat domain-containing protein — translation MEFFPTAEGYYDYIGKKYVYQYKDHLGNIRLSYAKNPATQVLTIIDENNYYPFGLKHKGYNDYVPTSNKYKFNGKELQDELGLGMTAMDFRQYDNTLGRFNSIDVLAELFSDGSPYMFSFNNPVAFADPTGLCPQCPDPSMAKNGQKYVSTGGMTYTFNDGQWTGEGGELKEVVVTRDKREKKETSDSEGQEGKHPDAGSGVGQPGALESMIPVWGSGRAAIDHFQNGNYWQGTFYTAMAISDVFLVKSIATGIAKGGLKAFGKSYSSWSSYRRFYGKEGFAETGQHLHHWALRRNGQKVGSGLGWKLKNQMWNLMPMRSPAFHTAVHGNGINAFNTLERAYYGSPIWFQTGIISTIGHSLELRYIYTDEESETE, via the coding sequence TTGGAGTTTTTCCCTACGGCAGAGGGGTATTATGATTACATAGGTAAAAAATATGTGTACCAATACAAAGATCATTTGGGTAACATACGATTGAGTTATGCTAAAAATCCCGCAACCCAAGTTCTTACCATTATTGATGAGAATAATTATTATCCTTTTGGATTGAAACACAAGGGGTATAATGATTATGTACCTACAAGTAATAAGTATAAATTTAATGGAAAAGAGCTGCAAGACGAGCTGGGGCTTGGGATGACAGCGATGGACTTCCGTCAATATGATAATACTTTAGGTAGATTTAATTCTATTGACGTTTTAGCAGAGCTATTTTCTGATGGAAGCCCTTATATGTTCTCCTTTAATAATCCTGTTGCATTTGCAGACCCTACTGGTTTGTGTCCTCAATGTCCAGATCCTAGCATGGCTAAGAATGGTCAAAAGTATGTTTCAACAGGGGGAATGACGTATACATTCAATGATGGGCAATGGACGGGAGAAGGAGGTGAATTAAAAGAGGTAGTAGTAACTCGTGATAAGCGTGAAAAGAAAGAAACATCAGATTCGGAGGGACAAGAAGGTAAACATCCTGATGCAGGATCAGGAGTTGGTCAACCAGGGGCATTAGAGAGTATGATTCCAGTATGGGGATCTGGAAGAGCGGCAATAGATCATTTTCAAAATGGTAATTATTGGCAAGGTACTTTTTATACAGCAATGGCTATATCTGATGTTTTTTTAGTAAAATCTATTGCAACAGGAATTGCTAAAGGAGGTCTAAAAGCTTTTGGCAAAAGTTATTCTTCTTGGAGCTCATATCGAAGATTTTATGGTAAAGAAGGTTTTGCAGAAACAGGGCAACATTTGCATCATTGGGCTTTAAGAAGAAATGGTCAAAAAGTAGGTTCTGGTTTAGGATGGAAATTGAAAAACCAAATGTGGAATCTAATGCCAATGAGAAGTCCAGCTTTCCATACAGCAGTACATGGAAATGGTATAAATGCGTTCAACACATTAGAACGAGCTTACTATGGTAGTCCAATTTGGTTTCAAACAGGAATAATATCAACCATTGGACATTCATTAGAGTTAAGATATATATATACAGATGAAGAAAGTGAAACAGAATAA
- a CDS encoding helix-turn-helix domain-containing protein: MSTLFVKNMVCNRCIMVVQNELEKLGLEFTHIKLGEVTLAKELTATERTLLEQELVALGFEVIDDKKSRIIEKIKNIIIDLVHHQDNDTKNNLSDILSEKINHDYNYLSNLFSEVEGTTIEKYFIAQKIEKIKELLVYDELSLSEIALRLNYSSVAYLSNQFKKVTGLTPSYFKQIRAEKRKPLDEVK, from the coding sequence ATGAGTACATTATTCGTTAAAAACATGGTTTGCAACCGCTGTATTATGGTGGTTCAGAACGAACTTGAAAAACTTGGACTAGAATTTACCCACATAAAGCTTGGAGAGGTTACTCTGGCAAAAGAACTGACTGCCACAGAACGAACTTTACTGGAGCAGGAACTGGTTGCTCTTGGATTTGAAGTGATCGACGATAAAAAAAGCAGAATCATAGAAAAGATTAAAAACATCATTATTGATTTGGTACACCATCAGGATAATGATACCAAGAATAACTTGTCGGATATCCTGAGCGAAAAGATCAATCATGACTATAATTATCTTTCCAATTTGTTTTCTGAAGTAGAAGGAACTACCATAGAAAAGTATTTTATTGCGCAAAAAATTGAAAAAATAAAAGAACTTCTGGTGTACGATGAGTTATCGCTTAGTGAGATCGCTTTACGTCTGAACTATTCAAGTGTGGCTTATCTGAGCAATCAGTTTAAAAAAGTAACCGGCCTGACTCCAAGTTATTTCAAGCAAATTCGGGCAGAGAAAAGAAAACCTCTGGATGAGGTGAAGTAA
- a CDS encoding heavy metal translocating P-type ATPase — protein MATTDNNKETIYIPLEDVNSEHCALIVEKGLAEVKGIETHKVEVNNRRAAITVKGNETVGNAVKAIKDLGYGVPTVKNTFPVLGMTCASCASSAESIVTYELGVVDASVNFATGNLTVEYLPNLTDASKLQKAVQGVGYDLLILEEAKQQESLETIHAENFKKLKNKTIWAVLLSLPVVVIGMFFMNIPYANEIMWLFSTPVILWLGKDFFVNAWKQAKHRSANMDTLVALSTGIAYLFSVFNMLFIDFWHQRGLHAHVYFEAAAVVIAFILLGKLLEEKAKGNTSSAIKKLMGLQPKTVIVIQPDGTEKQVAIEEVNAGDVILVKPGEKIAVDGMVISGHSYVDESMLSGEPVPVLKKENEKVFAGTINQKGSFQFKAVKVGKETMLAQIIKMVQDAQGSKAPVQKLVDKIAGIFVPIVMGIALLTFMAWMLLGGDNAVVQGLMAAVTVLVIACPCALGLATPTAIMVGVGKGAENGILIKDAESLELARKVTAIVLDKTGTITEGRPQVTGIKWLKDVDRTKDILLSIEKQSEHPLAEAVVKSLEGVSGVVLSNFDSITGKGAKAVYADETYYVGNKKLLAENSIVIAESLLIQAEEWGKESKTVIWFTNSKQALSVIAISDKIKETSVKAIKELQEMNIELYMLTGDNEATAKAIAAQTGIKHYKAEVLPQHKADFIKELQQQGKTVAMVGDGINDSTALATADVSIAMGKGSDIAMDVAKMTIISSDLTKIPQAIRLSKQTVATIKQNLFWAFIYNLIGIPLAAGVLYPINGFLLNPMIAGAAMALSSVSVVSNSLRLKWKK, from the coding sequence ATGGCAACAACTGATAATAATAAAGAGACAATTTACATTCCGTTAGAAGATGTAAACAGCGAGCACTGTGCATTAATCGTAGAGAAAGGATTGGCAGAGGTTAAAGGAATTGAAACTCACAAGGTGGAAGTTAACAACCGCAGAGCCGCTATAACGGTTAAAGGCAATGAAACAGTTGGTAACGCTGTGAAGGCTATTAAAGACCTTGGGTATGGTGTACCAACCGTAAAAAATACGTTCCCGGTTCTGGGAATGACCTGTGCCTCTTGTGCCAGCAGTGCAGAAAGTATAGTAACTTATGAATTGGGAGTAGTGGATGCTTCGGTAAACTTTGCAACAGGAAATCTTACTGTTGAATATCTTCCCAACCTTACAGATGCTTCTAAATTGCAAAAAGCAGTTCAGGGTGTTGGTTACGACTTGCTTATTTTAGAGGAAGCGAAACAACAAGAGTCTTTAGAGACTATTCATGCAGAAAATTTCAAAAAATTAAAAAACAAAACCATCTGGGCGGTGTTATTGTCATTGCCTGTAGTGGTGATAGGGATGTTCTTCATGAATATTCCTTATGCCAATGAGATCATGTGGCTTTTTTCAACACCTGTAATTCTTTGGCTGGGGAAAGACTTCTTTGTAAATGCATGGAAGCAGGCCAAACACCGCTCGGCCAATATGGATACGCTGGTAGCTCTGAGTACAGGAATTGCTTACCTGTTTAGTGTTTTTAATATGTTATTCATAGATTTCTGGCACCAACGCGGATTGCACGCGCACGTTTACTTTGAAGCGGCGGCAGTTGTGATTGCGTTTATTCTGCTAGGTAAATTATTAGAAGAAAAAGCAAAAGGAAATACGTCATCGGCTATTAAAAAACTAATGGGACTACAGCCTAAAACCGTGATCGTTATTCAACCCGACGGGACAGAAAAACAAGTAGCTATTGAAGAAGTAAATGCAGGAGATGTTATTTTGGTAAAGCCGGGTGAAAAAATTGCGGTAGACGGTATGGTGATTTCGGGTCATTCTTATGTAGACGAAAGCATGTTAAGCGGTGAACCGGTTCCGGTACTGAAAAAAGAAAATGAAAAAGTGTTTGCCGGAACGATTAATCAAAAAGGAAGTTTTCAATTTAAAGCCGTTAAAGTAGGCAAAGAAACCATGTTGGCCCAGATTATCAAAATGGTGCAGGATGCTCAGGGAAGTAAAGCCCCGGTGCAGAAATTGGTCGATAAAATTGCAGGTATATTTGTTCCGATTGTAATGGGTATTGCACTTCTTACTTTTATGGCCTGGATGCTTTTGGGTGGAGACAATGCCGTAGTGCAAGGACTGATGGCAGCGGTTACTGTATTGGTTATTGCCTGTCCTTGTGCTTTGGGTCTGGCCACACCAACTGCGATTATGGTAGGTGTAGGTAAAGGTGCCGAAAATGGAATATTAATCAAAGATGCCGAGAGTTTAGAATTGGCCAGAAAAGTAACGGCTATTGTACTCGATAAAACGGGAACCATTACCGAAGGTAGACCACAAGTGACCGGGATAAAGTGGCTAAAAGACGTGGATAGGACCAAAGATATTCTGCTAAGTATTGAAAAACAATCAGAACATCCGTTAGCCGAAGCAGTGGTGAAAAGTCTGGAAGGAGTGTCAGGTGTGGTTTTATCCAATTTTGACAGTATTACCGGTAAAGGTGCGAAAGCGGTTTATGCCGATGAAACATATTATGTGGGGAACAAAAAACTGCTGGCAGAAAATAGTATTGTCATCGCAGAATCACTATTGATTCAGGCAGAAGAATGGGGGAAGGAGTCCAAGACGGTGATTTGGTTTACCAATAGCAAACAGGCACTTTCGGTTATTGCGATATCCGACAAAATCAAAGAAACCTCTGTTAAGGCGATCAAAGAATTGCAGGAGATGAATATTGAATTGTATATGCTCACAGGAGATAACGAAGCGACTGCAAAAGCGATTGCCGCACAAACGGGAATCAAACATTATAAAGCAGAAGTTCTGCCACAGCACAAAGCCGATTTTATAAAAGAATTACAACAGCAAGGTAAAACAGTAGCAATGGTAGGTGATGGTATCAACGACAGTACAGCTCTGGCAACTGCAGATGTCAGTATCGCGATGGGCAAAGGAAGCGATATTGCAATGGATGTAGCAAAAATGACGATTATCTCCTCTGATCTGACCAAAATACCTCAGGCGATTCGTCTGTCTAAACAAACGGTTGCGACAATCAAACAGAACTTGTTTTGGGCGTTTATTTACAATCTTATCGGTATTCCGCTTGCAGCAGGGGTACTTTATCCGATAAATGGATTTTTACTAAACCCAATGATTGCAGGTGCTGCCATGGCTTTGAGTAGCGTGAGTGTAGTGAGTAACAGCTTGCGTCTGAAATGGAAAAAATAA
- a CDS encoding heavy-metal-associated domain-containing protein translates to MEKQDFQFKTNLNCGGCVSKVQADLDNAAGIGEWNVDTTNADKILTVQSNGATAEEIIAIVKAKGFKAEPLEI, encoded by the coding sequence ATGGAAAAGCAAGATTTTCAATTTAAAACCAACCTGAACTGCGGCGGATGTGTTTCTAAAGTACAAGCAGACCTGGACAATGCAGCAGGAATAGGGGAATGGAATGTAGACACTACTAATGCAGATAAAATACTTACGGTTCAATCTAATGGTGCTACTGCCGAAGAGATCATTGCCATTGTTAAAGCAAAAGGTTTTAAAGCAGAACCTTTAGAAATTTAA